A region of the Mus caroli chromosome 7, CAROLI_EIJ_v1.1, whole genome shotgun sequence genome:
AGGGGCCCGGAAGTGGGCGGTAGGAGCCTATGATGTTACTCAGAGGGGCCCGGAAGTGGGCGGTAGGAGCCTATGATATTACTCAGATGGGCCCAGGGTATCCAGTATTACTAACCGAGGAAGAGCAGAAATTGTGAGTCCAGGGAGGGTTTGAGAGTGCGTGAGATCAGCGGAGGTTGGTGATCATCAACTGAGGTTCTGTAGCTGATGAACTGTAGGATGGGGCAGGGGTAGAGAAGCCCCAGGGTCTGGCTCCAGGGTGGGTCTGAGTTAGGAATGATGTGTTGTTCCCAGGAGTCCCTGTCCTTACATCTTCAGACTCTCTGAGTCACCATGGAATGAGTGAGCACCGCCATCTCCCCACCAGGGCTCCCACACCCCTTACTGAGTCACTTCCCTCATCCTTGGTGTGCATTCATAGAACttaattctttgttgttgttgagaaagggtctcattgtATAACCCTAGCTGGTCTGGAAAGTGCTTTGTCgactagcctggcctcaaactgatagagatccacctgcctctgcctcctgggtgctgggattaaagtgtgtatcaccatgcctggttcatagattttaaattttactccCTCTTAATAGTTAACCAGTGGTGCTGCTGGTTTTGTGTCTTCTCTCTGACTGTCTCCCGTTCTGTCTTCCTTccacactctctccctatcttatctcttgccttctcttccctctccccccttctctttcctccccttctctcctctcctgtccccttccctcccctctcttctctcctctcctttcctcataGAGTTTTATAGAATAAGAACTGGACCACACCCCTGCTCTGCTCAGAGTGATTTGGTGGCTTTATCCAGTGATAGGTTAGATCAGCCTTAGGGAACCCCAAGACTTTGGTCAGCCTGTGCTCTAGGCCTTTTGGCTCTGTGATTGGCCTTGTCCCCTCCATGGACTCGTCGGCCTCTATACTCAGTTGTACTGCTGCACAAACACCTGTCCATCCCCGATAACACACATCCCAACCAGGGTTCCGGCACTTGGCCAGTCCTGCTGAAGGCAGGCACCAGACCCTGGCTTCCAGTGTTGGAGCCAAGCTCTGGGTTGCCTGATTCTCAGGTCTCTGTGAGGTTGGGCAGCACACAGACAGGGCTGATATTTCATATACTTTACTAAAGGAATGATGAGTCAGCAAGCTGGTTTCTGTTCTGCATGTTTAGAGCACTAATTTACAAGTGTTTGGAGAGGGCATGCTTGTGAATTTTGATCTAGAGGCACCTATCCTTGCATGCCTGATCTTTTATCAGTTGGTAGGGCAAGCTGCCTGTGCCTGGATAAGTAGAGGCAGGGCTCTGGGTTCTCTATTGCAAATACAGAGATGGGTATTTCACCAGTCATTTCGTGAGAAGCAGAGCACTTTGGGTCAATGTTTGCTTAGAGCTCCTAATTTGCCTGGCTTTgttcctctctcctcttgttCAAATCTCCTTTGTAGACAAACAGGACCCAGACCCCCAGGCCATGTACCCCTTCCAGGGCAGTTGAGACCACCTCCCTATGTGGTCTAGGAAGACTGAAAGACTCTGTCCTCACATGCTCACACCCATGCTCCAGGACAAGGACCATGCTTGCAAGCTTCGTGTTGGTTGCTACTCAGCACGATGCCTACTCTATACAGTAAAGCACAGTACCTACATGTCAACTGAGGCTTTGATATGTCTTGTGTGCCTTATGATAGTCTTGAGGGTGACACAGAGGGCTTCCAAGTGTCTATAGTTCAGGCGGACCCCTTCCTGTCCTGGCCTCACGTTTACTCCGTAGGCTCCTGGCAGAGCTGGAAGCTGGCTGGTGCCTATCAGGGGGCTGAGAGGCTGCCTCTGTTTAGCAGTATCTGAAGTCTCTTCAGCTCTACCTACCTCATCCATTTGTCCTTTCTCTTACTAGCCTCTGCAACTGCAAGGCTCCTTTTGCTGGACGACAAACCTCTTAGAAGAAGCCACTAGAATTGGGTTGGGAGGGATGTCAAGGTTGTCGCTGGTCATTGCAGCTCCAGTGTGGCATGCAGAGCTAGAAGATCTGTGTGCGCAGACATCTCGGTATGCTATGGTCTTTTCTGCTCCCCTCAGGGGAGAAGAGCTGCAGCTATAGGTTGACCATGATTGGTTGGAAAGAACTCTTCCATGAGCACAGCCTTTGCATGGGTCCAGGGAAGGGCTCCTGGCCTCGGACCTGGGAGCCATGCTGCTGCAGCTGTCTTGTAGCCATAAGCAGAATTCAGGGACTGTCAGGAGGGCATGCCAATCTGTCTGTTCATCCTGATGAAGTGGTGAGCAGGTTCAGCTGGGTAGGTTCACCTGGGCTGGTTCCCTGGGCAGGGGAAGCATGGTTCCTCCTAGGAGGAGGCGCCTAGAACCTGGGCTGCTCGCTGCAGTACCTTATGCAGTGCCTGCTTGACTTCCTGGTTCCGAAGGCAGTAGATGATGGGGTTAATTAGGGGTGTGAGCACTGTGTAGACAACGGACACAAGCTTGTTGTAGTCAAAGGAGTAGAGGGCACGGGGCCGGGCATAGATGAAGAGAGAAGCTGAATAGAAGATGACCACCACGGCCAGGTGCGAGGcacaggtggagaaggccttctGCCTGCCACCGGTGGAGGGCATGCGTAGCACGGTGCTGAGGATGGCCGTGTAGGAGAAGACAGTCAACAGCAGTGGCCCCAACAAGATGAGCAGTGCCAGGAGGAAGTCTACAAGCTCTGCAACTGACATGTCAGAGCAGGCGAGGTTGAGTAGCGGGGACACATCGCAGAAGAAGTGGTTCATGATGTTGGGACCACAGTAGCCTAGACGAGAAATGAAGAAGACCTTCCCCAGGGAAATGGTGAAGCCAGACAACCAGGAGCCTCCAGCCAGGAGGCTGCAGAGACCAGGGCTCATGATGACTGGGTAGCGAAGTGGGTTGCAGACTGCCACATAGCGGTCGTAGGCCATGACACCCAAGAGCGCACACTCGGTACAGGCCAGTGCCAAGAAGAAGTACAGTTGGGCCATGCAGCCTGTGAAGGAGATGTGCTGGAACTTGGGAGAGACCAGGCTGAGCAGCATCTTGGGCACCGTGACAGAGATGTACCAGATCTCTAGGAAGGACAGGTTGCTGAGGAAGAGGTACATAGGCTTGTGCAGTGAGGGGCTGGCGCGAATGACTGTGATGATGACCAGGTTCTCTGTGACAGTCAGCATGTAAGCCAGCAAGAACAGCCCTAGAAGGCTTAGGTGGAGCCCCAGGGAGCCTGAGAATCCTACAAGGATGAACTCAGTCACATCTGAGCTGTTCCTCCTGGCAAACATGGTGGCTCAGACTCCACCTGAGGGAGCAAAGGGAGAAGAATTAGGTATGGGGGAGTCCCCAGGACTCAGGTAAAGATGGACATAGCAATATgaacctgtaacctcagcattcttgtggagaggtgggaggcagaggtaggagaatccctggaagctcaCGGATCAGCTAGTCTGGTGTGTGTCGTAGTGAAcaggaaaccctgcctcaaacaaggagACTGACATGTGAGCCTGTCCTCTGATGTTTGCATACGTGCCACAGCATGTATGAGtctgcactcacacacaagaACATGTACACACTGGGgttaaaatacaaatacataaataaacctaTTCACTTGGAGTGACTGGAATACTTTCTACTCGTTTCCATCTTGGCTGTCTTTAATGCATCCCCACATGACTGCAAAGGGAAGCCCAGCTAGTTTGCTGGACATACTGGCTTATTTCACAGAGAACATATCTGACCAGGTGGAGGATCAACCTCCAGAcgtgtctccattttcattctgTGTCCAGAGTGCTGTTAATAAACATAACTGGTGACCAGCACAGGACCCAGCCTCCACCCACTCTGCAGTCCAGACTAGGGCCCAAGCTAAGCCTCAGGATGGAGCCTGGAGTAGAAAGGATGATGCTGGAGGGGCCTCGGACATTAGTCAACAAATAGAATCTTCCAGGGCGCTACTCTGTTGTCCATCTCATAGTGGCCCCTGGAGTAAGAATGCAAGAtgagctcctgggcaggtggcctTTCAGCCATGCCTAGGCTTACCAGGTACTCTCTTTTCTGCCTCAAGAATTTTGTGCCCCAGGAACTGAGCTCACACCGCCCCCCTTTTCTTGAGCTATAACTTTGAACAGGACACCTCCTACCCACAAGCCCCGGACTCTCCTGTCAACCAGGTTTATGGCAGGACTCCCACTGGCTACCCGGACAAGCCATAGCAGACCCAGTCCCTGCCTCACCTCCTCACAGGATGGGTGGAAAGCATGCTCTAAGAACAGGGAACCTGACAGGTTACCTGCCCTAATGGCTCCAGGGAGCAGAGATGGTTTATGGCTCTGTAGGTGCCCAGTCTTGAGCTGGCTGGAAAGGACAAGCTTATCTGCCAGCAGCAGGACAGAGGGTGCCATGCAACAGAAGGGTCTGGGAAGGTCTAAGCAAGGCTTGGCCTGGTTATCTGGAAAGACCTTGGAAGATCAGGTATGGTGGTCTGGGCAGGTCTTATTAGACTGGGGCTATGGTACAGAGACCCTTCTTTTGCATAGCTGGATCATTGATACTGCTGTCTCTAAGTGACCTATCTAGGAACTGAGCTAGGTAAATCCAGGTCTTTCCCTGATGCAGCTCCTGTGACCCACAACTGCCTTCTGCTTAGGTCTGTTGCCCATTAGCTGTGTGCATGAGCAAATATCCTTTCTTCCagctgtttctttctctgaaagGAGTAGCTGTTGCATGGTCTAAGCACCTGACTCAGACAAGTGGGGACAAAATGGGTGGTGCTGGGGACCCAGGGCTGCTGAACCTGGAGCACTAGAGCCTGGACTAGAGTCCTGTTCTCGATTTGGAGACACCATGGGAAGTACTCAGAAAGTTCACACGTAGCACACAGGCTCCTCCAAAACCTAACACCTAATCTCAACTCTCCTATTTAAAATTAGGTTCACTTCCAGGGCATCTGAGCTTACCTCCAtgccacatgtacacatatagagCATAGGCCCTCACAAGGAGAGCAGATTCTTGACACATAGACAGATATGCCCCCAAGCAAATCCACCTCTGGCACACACAGATAGCCAGGGGACAAACACCAACCTCCCAGCCTCAATAGCCTCCATCCCATTCTCACACCCTGTGGACATACACAGCCTCAAACAGCAATGATCttgaaaacacaaacatgttGCCCCTTCATGTGAACATCTGCCCAGGAGGAACATGGTCACCAGAAATCAGTTTCAGGCTTATTGCTGAGCTAGGCTTCAGCTCAGGTTCATACAGACGTGTGAAGGCacacctggacacacacacacacacacacacacacacacacacacacacacacacaaccaggaTGAAGCATGTGCAAATGCATGAGGCTTTTGTACAGGCTCAtgaagatgcacacacagacacaagcaggTGCACACGCAGATGTAACATAgatatacataggcacacacacagatgctcacagacacatgcaggcacatacaggtacacacccaggtacatatatacaagtgtagatacatacacacagcaataTGCAGGCATACATAGACTGAGagacacactcatgtgcatacacagggatgcacatagacacactcatgaacacatgcacttacaccccctcccccaagctctCACCTGAGTGGGTGCTAATGAGGATTTTAGGTGGTGGATCTGGGGGTTTGAGTCTTTCCTGACTGCCAGCCCACTAAGAAGACACCAAGGGCT
Encoded here:
- the LOC110299044 gene encoding olfactory receptor 226-like produces the protein MFARRNSSDVTEFILVGFSGSLGLHLSLLGLFLLAYMLTVTENLVIITVIRASPSLHKPMYLFLSNLSFLEIWYISVTVPKMLLSLVSPKFQHISFTGCMAQLYFFLALACTECALLGVMAYDRYVAVCNPLRYPVIMSPGLCSLLAGGSWLSGFTISLGKVFFISRLGYCGPNIMNHFFCDVSPLLNLACSDMSVAELVDFLLALLILLGPLLLTVFSYTAILSTVLRMPSTGGRQKAFSTCASHLAVVVIFYSASLFIYARPRALYSFDYNKLVSVVYTVLTPLINPIIYCLRNQEVKQALHKVLQRAAQVLGASS